The Hypanus sabinus isolate sHypSab1 chromosome 2, sHypSab1.hap1, whole genome shotgun sequence DNA segment ACAGAGCAGTACTCCATAAATGTCTCCCACACTGCAGAACTCCGTGCCTTATGTAACCTGGCCCAGAGATCATTTCTTGCTATGTCTCAGCAGGGAATGAATGGTTTGGTCATTCCTCTTGCTGTCTGTCTTTTCGCCTCCCTGCTGGCCACTCCTCTGGTCCTGATGGCCATCTTTTCAAACAGCAGTCTACGCCAGGAGACTAGGTACCTTCTGCTTGCCAACACTATGACAAAtgatttaatctattcaatactgaACACCTTTGTTGCTATCCTCAATACAGTGAGAGCTGGAATGCCCAAAGTAGTTTGTGAATTGATCTTGTTCCTGCTAACTGTGGCATATTCGAATGGAATTCTAACAATCACTGCTATGGTGGTGGACACCTACGTGGCCATTGGCTGGCCCCTTCACTATCCACTACTTTTATCCCGTTCAAGAGCAATTAAGATAATTGCTTGCATATGGATTATCTCCGTCAGCCTTTCTTCTGTTCTGCTCATAATAATGCTGTGGACACAGAAGAATCCATTTTCCTCGTTCACAATGTGTGTGGCACCCTTGGTGCTTTTGTCTTCTCCATTTGGAGCATTTTTGTTAAAATGTTCTTTTGGTATTGTATTCCTCTATTTTCTAACGTGCTTAGTACTGATATCAAGTTTCTATATAATGCTATACTGCAAAACAAAGACATTGGGCATATGGGTGAACAACTCAAGGGCAAAACAGACCTATCTCATCCATTCAGTGTTGTTGCTTCTTTATTTCTCCCCTCTGGCTGTGCTGGTAGTCGGGGTAGTGATCTATGGAATGCACCCGACTGAGACCCAGGCAGCAATCTGGATCATTGTGTCAGTAAATGATATTCTGATGTTACCAAAAGCCGTGAGCCCCTATGTTTATGGGCTGAGATATCGAGAGATTACAAACACAATTCGATCATTCTTCACTCTGAAGTCGAAAACTCAAGTAAGGCCACTGTGAAGTAATTTGAGCAGAAAGGTTGGTAGCTGATTTCTCCTTGTCCTCTCTATATTGCCCTGATCAGGATTTTGCACAAGTAACGTCCACTCTGCATTGTGTAATGCATAGTACTTGGACCACGGCAGAGGCTGTCTGACAGATGCCCTAGAGACAGGCTAGTCAGCTCACCAGGTTTATCATAGTAGCATCTAAACCTCAAAAGTGTCTAAGTTATTATTGTGCAATTAAATCTTCAGacatttaaaatttaaaacaCAATTGTTACATTGCCCAAtcagtatttctgttttctgaCAGCTTCTCTTTTAGTCCGTTTAAGTTAAAGGTCTATGGGAGGCAGTTTTGGAAATCAGATTGCTACTGCCCACACTGGAACCCATTCATCACAACAGGAACAGCCGGTTGTGAAATATCAGTATCTGAGCAGGGAGGTGCAACTTTCAACATTCACCTGCATGTTGTGGTGGTCAAATCCCTGTAACTAGATGCTGAAGAGACTCGTTGTGCTGGGGAGTTGCTTGGTGTTTCTGAAGCACTTGCAAAGTTTTGGGTGAGGAACAgacaatagaaccatagaaccatagaacactatggcacagtacaggccctgcagccctccatgttgtgccgacccgtataatcctttaaaaaagtactaagtccacactaccccataaccctccatttttctttcatccatgtgcctgtccaagaggctcttaaatacccctaatattttagccaccaccaccatccctggcaagtcattccaggcactcacaaccctctgtataaaaaacttacccctgatgtctcccctaaacttccctcccttaattttgtacctccgtcctctggtgtttgctattggtgccctgggaaacagatactgactatccaccctatctatgcctctcataatcttgtagacctctatcaagtcccctctcatccttctatgctccaaagagaaaagtcccagctctgctaaccttgcttcatatgacttgttctccaaaccaggcaacatcctggtaaatttcctctgcaccctcaccatagcttccacatctcaCCAGAGAATTGTAGagtgcaacatgacctctctactcttgaactcaatccccattaatgaagcctagcatcccataggccttcttaactaccctatcagcctttgcagcgaccttgagggatgtatggatttgaaacccaaggtccctttgttcatccacactcttaagtaaccgaccattagtcctgtactcagtcttctggtttttcCTTCCCAAATGCATTGTTTAATGGCTTCCAAAAAGCCATTGTTTATTTTTATATGGGATGACATTCACATTGGGGAAGGTGAGCTTAGACCTTGAATATGCAGTGGATGAAAGAGCATTTCCGTCAGGGGCGATAAGTTAAGTCTGTGTCTCCCCGGTAGAAATAAAGTCTGCAGAGCTAAAACTGGTCgagttttatttgttatttgttaTTGCATTTCCAAATTGCAGCCATTCATGCTGGGGTCTTACACTGACAGCTGAATTGACTGAATCGGGAGACATTATTGTTGAATGCAAATCAATACTCCTACTATGTATGCACTAAATGGACTGTGATCCGTTGAAACAGACTCAGTGAAAACCTCTTAGAATCACAGAAGATACTCACTGTGGTAAACGGAGCATATCTCTGCAGGAGTAAAGTGTACAGCATTAACTCAGGTTCTGTGTCCCCTGTCCCCATGATTATCTTCACCTAACATATTTAAACTGTGGGGAACTTGTTTGCAATAGAATATTCATAACGCCCAGCCTGCAAAATAGACTTAAAACCAAATGCTGAGAatgaaatcttgagcagcatagatagcatcagtggaaaaagaaACTGCTGATATTTCAAGTCCAGGAGATTTCATTAAAACTGTTGAATTCACTGCCACTATCCTCCTGTGATGGCAGTCTTGAAGAAGTTATACTCCATTCTCCAGCAGTAGTTCCGATTTCCTGctcttgtttttatttcagattttcagcatttggaGCTAGAGTGATTTTCATTTATTGCAAATGTGACCCCGATGGGAAGATAAAAGGGCAGGGGACGGGGTGCAGACGCTGGAACAGATTCCCAGCAGGACTGTGCACGACTATAGCAGCTAACCTCCATGttatctctttgtctctctcattgattctgtttgaGAACTTCGTTTTTCAGTCTTGAGATTTTTAgtccaattccacatatttaaATATGGCCTTCTTTTATTTGTGGCTTTGCTTCTTGTTGTTGGGACTAAACTCTCATCAAGCTGCAGGTCAAAATGACCAACTAATGCTCAGGGAAAGCCTGTCTCACTCCATTCCTTTAGCAAGCAATGCTGAAATTATGTCAACCCAAAATCAACTAAAATGACCAGAAACTATTCCAGTACATTGTGTGGAACTGATGTCGAGTTATGGACCTTTTCAAATAGGAGGTAAACTGAGGGCAAGTCCTGAAGACCGAACACAAGCTCTTCTTCGAGCCCTGCCCTTTCATCattgttagaatcagaatcaagcttagtatcactggcataagtcATGGAATTTTTTGCTTTgcggcagtagtacattgcaataagtaataaaatctataaattaaaatagtgtatatatatatataaaataagtagtgtaaaaagagagcaaaaaatattgagcaagtgtatatgggttcattgtccattcagaatctCTTGAAGTCGTCctcgatgctggagaggctaATGCTCATCATGCAACTGAATGAGtttgcaacttcctgcagcttttcctgatcctgtgctgtCTGCCATAAATTACAAACTGTACCCACTCCTCTTCCCAACAGACTTGTGAAAATAGAAAAAATATCACAATGAAAATGATTTGTAATTTTTCATAATATTAATAAACTCTATTTTTCCCTATCAAGGTTTATTTGTTGTGCGATGGTTAGTCATCTAACATCCCGTTCTTAAGCAGTATGTGTCCACATGGTAGGCAAACAGTTGCAGTAATCAAGCTGTCATGAGTGTGATTTTTGTAATATTAAGCAAGAAGTGCCCAGGCCAATCTTTAACAACTTGTGCGAAGTCTAAAACAGAAATCTAATTCATTACAAGTTATTTCCCGGGTAATTCATCAGCAACGTCATTGAAAGCCACAGAGTAGCATTTAAAGATAAATACTTGAGGGTGAACTGTGGGCACGGATGATCACTTATACAACGTCAAGCAAAAGTATTTATGAATAGATATAATCAATTATGTGAAATATATGTaaggtagagagtacagaggtcATTATATTGTGCAACAGTTTATAGTTTTTTACATCTCTTTAATTTCAGAGAATatcttattgtttattatttgtgGTGTTTGTGTATATTATTTTAtatgttgtatttcattgtttttaATAAACATTTCAAAAGAACTCTGGGCTGTGGTGATCTGTCAGTCTTGagtaggattttttttaaacttgtgtaGATTTAGGTTGAACCCAGTGGACAGATATGAAACCACCTACAGTACAAAACATGATCGAAAGCTCAGTAAATctgtattagaatcagaatcggaatcaggtttattatcactggcatgtgtcatgaaatttgttaatttatcagcagcagttcaatgtaatacataatatagaagaagaaaataataataataataataataataagtaaatcaattacagtatacatatattgagtagattaaaattgttcaaaaatacaaataatatatattaaaaaagtgaagtagtgttcatgagttcaatgtccatttaggaatcggatggcagaggggaagaagctgttcctgaatcgctgagtgtgtgccttcaggcttctgtacctccttcctgatggtaacagtgagaaaagggcatgccctgggtgctgggggtccttaataatggacactgcctttctgagacaaagctccttgaagatggcctgggtactttgtaggctagtacccaagatggagctgaccaaatttacaaccctctgcagcttcttttggtcctgtgcagtagcccaccccccccccccccccaccaccacaataccagacagggatgcagcaactatagatgtaccgtggagaagtttttgagtgtttttgttaccatcccaaatctcttcaaactcctaatgaagtacagcagctgtcttgccttctttaaaactgcatcgatatgtcaggaccaggttaggtccttagagatcttgacacccagaaacttgaagttactcactctttccacttctgatctctgtatgaagattggtatgtgctcttacccttcctgaagtccacaatcagctcttttgttttactgatgttaagttccaggttgttgctgtgacactactTCACTAGTTGGTATAGcttactcctgtatgccctctcgtctccatctgaaattctaccatcgatgattgtatcatcagcaaatttatagatgatatttgagctatgcctagccacacggtcatggCTATATAGAGTGTAGagtagtggactaagcacacacccctgaagtacaccagtgttgattgtcagcgaggaggagatgttatcaccaatctgtgcatactgtggtcttccggttaggaagttgaggatccaattgcagagggatgtacagaggcccaggttccgcAACTTCTCTATCagggttgtgggaatgatggtgataaatgctgagctatagtcgatgaacagcaactTGACATAGGCGTTTGTATCATTCAGGTGGTCTGAGGCCGTGTGAAGGCTGCATTAAACTCATTCTAAGccatagacttttgacaagggGAGCCCCCTGCCTGGATTCCCCACTGGGAACCCCTATTCCCCTGGATTTACCTGAATCAGATTTGAAAGTCTGAACGTGCAGGCTGAAGGCATGGGCCATGGTACCCGAAGTTCATGTTGACTTCAATTACAGATTGCACTGACAGCTTTTCAGGCTCTGACCTGTCACCAGCTTTGCGATTTCACCTTTGTATCCACAGTATATGGAGATCAAAGCGCATTGGAGCATTGTGCTTAATTATTTCAATTgctttaagaacataagacataagcAGGGCGCAGTGCTAATTTTTTAGGTGCCGGGGCTGACAAAATGCTTGCCATTTCCTAAATCCTCTCTATatatgtcacacccaatttgtgtacctgctcatttcaTGTACTGGGCGACTTCCTTGTCCCATTCGTgtaatgagcaggtacacaaattgggtgtgatgtatataaataggGCTTTTTATAATGTCAAGCACTAAACCAAGGTGAAAGGAGtatatgaattccagagctccacagaaatatagtgaTATTTAAGACATTTACAAGATTATAGCCTATCATTACATTTCAGTGTATAATTGGTACAATAAAACatataatacttaatttaataatatgacaaagTATTGTACAGTTGCACTCACTAATgatcataaaatataattatcaagcaagtaaaGAAAAAGATGGTAATCATGTATTTTACCAGTTTAAAAGTAATTACCTACTTGCCAACTGCCAGCAATGAGAAGTTTCACAATAATTTCCACAAAGGGTCAGGGTTTACATATACTTTGAGATTTAGAAGTTTGAGAACCTTTCAAGGATCTTGTCATGAACATACGGTGCTGCAAGTTGTTTATAAGACTAGTAAGAAATTAGATAATTATTGGAGACAATTTTGTTGTTGCTTGTTAAGGTAATTTCTCCAAACTTGCCCTTTTCAACTGCCTCTTGAACTTCTAGAGTTTTGTACCAGCTTGCTCTTTCAGTCCATAGAGTGACCCTATGCTCCGTTGGATCAGTTTGCATAAACAATTGTAGTAGTGCGTTTCTGTAAACACTCTGACAGTAAACCAAGTTCATGCAATGTGTCGTACATTAGAGTTAACTCCAGTAGAAACTGTTCTGAAGAGTCTTTTCAACAGACCTTCATAGGTTTTTCTGTCAGCCCCAGAGCTTGTTTCATCCTACATTGCTTTTTCAAAATGAAAACACAGTGCTTCATAATTTTGCCACACTGCTGATACTGTTCGAAACAAGCTAGCTACCAACCTTTTGACGAGAACGCGGCCTATTTTGCAAATTTGTTGTTCTAGTTGAGAGGCACATTCAGACAGTTACTTTTGGTTTCCAGGTGATCTACTGTAAACAGAGTACAATATGTCcataaaagattgaaaatgatttATTCCATGAACATCTCTCACCGAATCACCTACTGCAAGTTCTAATCTGTGATCAAGACTGTGCCAAATTATCACACCAGGGTAATGTTCCTTGAGAATTGTAGCAACaccagatttgacaccaaacattaCGCTCGCCCCATCACTAGCAAATGCTACAAGGTTCTGTTTCAAGTAAGAGTCATCAAACCCGTGGTCATTGAGACAGTTCAATAGATGCTCAGCAATAGTTGCAGCTTTGTGACCAGGCAGTTCCATTAGGGGATCACCTTCCTTATCACTTTCACATTTCAAATAAACTATTAGGGCAGTTTTAATGCTCAGGCTTGTTGATTCATCAGTGAGAACAGAAAATTTGCTGTTTATCTGCTTGATATGCTGACAAATTTTCTTTTTCATATTAATGGCTATGTGATTAATTATCTCTGTAGCACTAGTGCAGGAATGCAGTCCAGTTCCAATGTCAATACCTTTCTTTTGAAGTACCAATAAGCCAAAGTGACCAGATTATGGTCTGTCATTCTGAGCTAAATAACATGCAGAATGAAAAATTGAACAAGTTGCCATTAGATGTGAAGCATTCATGGTGTCACATAATTTTCCAAAAGCATCTTCACTAGCTATATTTTCAACACTTAGAGCAGCAGTGTGAGCTTTTGATAGTTTGTGATCAACAATTTTTTCTGAGGGACTTCAAGTGTGTACTTCGATCGGCTCcatgacaggatacttggtacATCTGCAACGCCGATTCTCCCATGGTCATTaaattcttgaggctgtagcgctttacatagctagaCAACCCCTtgctagccttaaactccttcctcgcTCTCTTCAATTCCCTCACAGTAGTGCTCATAGAGGCTAAGTGCTTTTTCACACATAATTTTGCCATCAACAGGGAGATGCTTCTGTGACATGTCCTGAAGCCACGCATTTAATGCtttctcagtctttgcaagctcTTCATCACAAACCAGAGAGACCATTTTTGCCGTTGAAGGGGCAGCACTAACACTTCCATaaatttcagcttctttctgctttaATGTGCAAATGCTCGATTTGTTCTTAGCGACCTTACGGCCCACTTCAGAAAGcgacatgccacttttcaaaagatctaagatttttattttcttggcaaacaatgctcaaacaacaagtgctggagaaagactgaggatctgtgaaatggtgggaggctacagcagggtCTGCTGGGACAACGGGTCAAGCGAGGAGGAATTTCACaaaacagtcacagctccaggatttcaccaaaaatgatcaaatatcctaatgttCTTAGTGGTATTTTCCTcaccagccaccaccccctctccccaaacCCCGCTTCTGTAAAATTCCCCTATTTAATATGTATAATATGCGGCCTCTGTTAAATTCCCCACTTGTTTATTTTGACATTTTTTTACAGCGGTGCCggagtggtgctccggtgagCTCCGGCAGCACTGCACCCTTGGACATAGAaccagtattaggccatttggcccatcgaatctgctcggccatcatggcagatttattgaccctctcaaccccattctcctgccttctccccgtaacctttgacaccctgacacatcaagaaccgatcaatctctgatttaaatatacccaaatgacttggcctccacagccctctgtggcaaggAATTACTCAATTTTGCCACCCTCTACCttaagaaactcctcctcaactctgttacCAATGGacatctctattctgaggctggtattggactcccccactatagaaaacatcctctccacatccacttcatctagccctttcaatattcaaaaggtttcagtcaGATTCCCCTTCATCTTTGTAAACTTCAGCaaattcaggcccagagccatcagacatgcctcatacattaaccctttcattcctggaatcattcttgtgaacaacttctagactctctccaatgccagcacaatattccgtgtggtctgaccaatgccttattaggcttcagcattatatccttgcttgaATGTTCTAGTCTTAAACTATGGATACTCATAGATGGTGGATTACACAATTGTACTAAAAAGTAATTGGTGATGAATTCATTTTcagtaattaataaataaaaggcACTAGACAACACAGGGCGCCATGGCTGTATAGTAGTTAACTAAATTAATGACTGAAGTCCATTTAACAACTTAGACTAAGGATTTAAGTTTTTAATGTTTCTTTACAAAGCTATCAAATTGCTTTGTAATTCTTTCTTGCCAAATAATTAATGAAGAATCCAGCTCCTAGTCGTGTATGAAATGATTTATTGGTTACAAATAGGTCATTGGTATTCTgatgcaaaaacaaataaataattgaaTATAATGAAAATTATTGAGCATTTCAATTGCAAAGCGTTGACAGACACTGTCACACAACAAAATGAGCAGTAAACACTAACCAGGCTATTTGAAGTATCAGCTTGAAAAATCAGCTGTGACAGATACTGGGCGTTACCACCCAGTAATAACCAAAAATGTGGTGATAGTTTGGGTAAACCAACTTAATATCAATTCCGTAAGTTACGGACTCAAAGCTTTTAAAAGCGAATTCATGAATGCGTGTGTGTCCATGTGTAAGATAGAGAGAGATGCGAATGTGTAAACAAAAGAGAGATCTGCATCTGTGAGTGAGAGActgactgtgtgtgagaaagcTACGTGCAAGTGTCAGTGAGACTCTGTCTCTTAT contains these protein-coding regions:
- the LOC132403698 gene encoding probable G-protein coupled receptor 148, whose amino-acid sequence is MSLLGEEAATEQYSINVSHTAELRALCNLAQRSFLAMSQQGMNGLVIPLAVCLFASLLATPLVLMAIFSNSSLRQETRYLLLANTMTNDLIYSILNTFVAILNTVRAGMPKVVCELILFLLTVAYSNGILTITAMVVDTYVAIGWPLHYPLLLSRSRAIKIIACIWIISVSLSSVLLIIMLWTQKNPFSSFTMCVAPLVLLSSPFGAFLLKCSFGIVFLYFLTCLVLISSFYIMLYCKTKTLGIWVNNSRAKQTYLIHSVLLLLYFSPLAVLVVGVVIYGMHPTETQAAIWIIVSVNDILMLPKAVSPYVYGLRYREITNTIRSFFTLKSKTQVRPL